From the Venenivibrio stagnispumantis genome, one window contains:
- a CDS encoding metallophosphoesterase, with protein MASFELNIDKIYAVVGDIHGCLTEFKEIIKLLEEYSKDIVIISVGDTIDRGDYNIETLLYCIDLYKKGRFLEVKSNHLDKFVRYLKGNNVNISHGMQKTVSEFLALNKEKREKIKEEVISYYENLPLYLKINNNIVVAHAGIKDEMIGREDKQVKSFVLYGETTGRYTEKGFPERVDWTKHREINKNSPKIIYGHVVFDEPYINNLCYGIDTGAVLGNKLTAYIPDLDEFIFVKSKKVYFSFED; from the coding sequence ATGGCATCATTTGAATTAAATATAGATAAGATATATGCAGTTGTTGGAGATATTCATGGTTGTTTAACTGAGTTTAAAGAAATTATAAAACTGCTTGAAGAATACTCAAAAGATATAGTTATAATCAGTGTAGGAGATACAATAGATAGGGGTGATTATAATATAGAAACTTTACTTTACTGTATAGATTTATATAAAAAAGGTAGATTTTTAGAAGTAAAAAGTAATCATCTTGATAAATTCGTAAGATATTTAAAAGGCAATAATGTAAATATATCTCACGGAATGCAAAAAACCGTATCTGAGTTTTTGGCTTTAAATAAAGAAAAAAGAGAAAAAATAAAAGAAGAAGTTATTTCGTATTATGAAAATTTGCCATTATATTTAAAAATAAATAACAATATTGTAGTAGCCCATGCCGGAATAAAAGATGAGATGATAGGTAGGGAAGATAAACAGGTTAAATCATTTGTTCTTTATGGGGAAACAACCGGTAGATATACAGAAAAAGGTTTTCCTGAAAGGGTTGATTGGACTAAACATAGAGAAATAAATAAAAACTCTCCTAAGATTATATACGGTCATGTAGTTTTTGATGAGCCTTATATTAACAATCTTTGTTATGGAATAGATACCGGTGCAGTTTTAGGCAATAAATTAACCGCTTATATTCCAGATTTAGATGAATTTATTTTTGTAAAATCTAAAAAAGTTTATTTTAGCTTTGAAGATTAA
- the lnt gene encoding apolipoprotein N-acyltransferase — protein MISAILSGAFLSVSLPNFFIPFAFLIGFYLFFDNLYKYSTKKALIYSFLTGLIFSFLSFYWIIYAINYYGKINILISSILFIIFSIAYSLYSFVLFGFIQKIIFNRYGIIGIFLSPFIWVFMEIFREFFPFNGFPWNLSGYMLSYINPVAQIASITSIYGVSFLVLFFSSSFFYFIKCRTKKSLSVIVLNIFIFVIIFIYGEFRINNYQDNGKPYKIAILQGNISEELKLNPTVEINKSIIDKYINLFKQAERFNPDLVVMPESAIPIFPFVDTPLKEYFFKNIENIKIPFISGFDNLLLNEYGDIDKIYNSLILYYENKNIKGIYNKIKLVPFGEYNPFNIGFIKELFPYLQGYDFRQGDKQNIITFKDLKIASLICFEAIFPIYVSDFGDFNLIVNITNDGWFGRTSAPFQHFEMSRIRAIENGTYLVRAANTGISAIINPVGKPVAISKLYTDEIIVGNIYSKPVKTIFKSYKYQIFFGFIIIFIGFLIFLETKKRKYFNLQS, from the coding sequence TTGATATCTGCAATTTTATCAGGTGCTTTTCTTTCAGTATCTTTGCCTAATTTTTTTATACCTTTTGCTTTTTTAATAGGTTTTTATTTATTTTTTGATAATTTGTATAAATACTCTACAAAAAAAGCTTTAATTTATAGTTTTTTAACCGGTTTAATTTTTTCATTTTTATCTTTCTATTGGATCATTTATGCAATAAATTATTATGGAAAAATCAATATTTTAATATCCTCAATTTTATTTATTATTTTCAGTATTGCTTACTCATTATATAGCTTTGTTTTATTTGGCTTCATACAAAAAATTATATTTAATAGATACGGAATAATCGGAATTTTTTTATCGCCATTTATATGGGTTTTTATGGAGATATTCAGGGAGTTTTTCCCTTTTAATGGATTTCCATGGAATTTATCAGGATATATGTTATCTTATATAAATCCTGTCGCACAGATTGCTTCAATAACATCTATTTATGGAGTTTCTTTCCTTGTATTATTTTTTTCTTCTTCATTTTTTTACTTTATTAAATGTAGAACAAAAAAATCATTATCAGTTATAGTTTTGAATATATTTATTTTTGTAATAATTTTTATTTATGGAGAGTTTAGAATAAATAACTATCAAGATAATGGAAAACCTTACAAAATAGCTATCTTACAAGGAAATATTTCTGAAGAACTGAAATTAAATCCAACAGTTGAAATAAATAAAAGCATAATTGATAAATATATTAATCTTTTTAAACAGGCAGAAAGATTTAATCCTGATTTGGTTGTTATGCCTGAATCTGCTATCCCTATTTTTCCATTTGTAGATACTCCTTTAAAAGAATATTTTTTTAAAAATATAGAAAATATAAAGATTCCTTTTATATCCGGCTTTGATAATCTTCTTTTAAATGAATATGGAGATATTGATAAAATTTATAACTCTTTAATTTTGTATTATGAAAATAAAAATATAAAAGGTATTTATAATAAGATTAAACTTGTGCCTTTTGGTGAATATAATCCTTTTAATATAGGTTTTATAAAGGAATTATTTCCATATCTTCAAGGGTATGATTTTAGACAGGGGGATAAACAAAATATCATAACTTTCAAAGATTTAAAGATTGCTTCTTTAATATGTTTTGAAGCAATATTTCCGATTTATGTTTCCGATTTTGGAGATTTTAATCTGATTGTTAATATTACTAATGATGGTTGGTTTGGTAGAACATCTGCCCCATTTCAGCATTTTGAGATGAGTAGAATAAGAGCAATAGAAAATGGAACTTATCTTGTAAGGGCTGCAAATACAGGTATATCTGCAATCATAAATCCGGTTGGGAAACCTGTTGCAATTTCAAAATTATATACAGATGAAATAATTGTAGGTAATATATACTCCAAGCCGGTTAAAACAATTTTTAAATCTTATAAATATCAAATCTTTTTCGGTTTTATTATTATTTTTATTGGATTTTTAATATTTTTAGAAACTAAAAAGAGAAAATATTTTAATCTTCAAAGCTAA
- a CDS encoding type I restriction endonuclease subunit R, whose amino-acid sequence MNESAIEKLAIELLQAQGYDYLFGGDIAPDGRKPLRKSFEELILTDRLKTAIKNINPHLIEEQIEDVIKQINQIHTSDLIATNEMFHKMLIEGVKITHRKNGEERGDIVWLIDFKNPQNNDFLVVNQFTVIENHKNKRPDIVIFINGLPLVVMELKNPTDENATIKSAYNQLQTYKQTIPSLFKYNEILIISDGIEAKIGSLSAGYDRFSAWKSSDGKKEASHLINQLEVLIKGLLNKETLIDYIKYFIVFQKEKKEDTTGQTIIQTTKKIAAYHQYYAVNKAIKSTIRAIGRNKSITTLRQSPSSYGLPDVKNQTEGDKRAGVVWHTQGSGKSLTMLFYTGKIIQTIDNPTIVVITDRNDLDNQLFDTFSSAKEILRQEPIQAKSREDLKELLKRKAGGVIFTTIHKFWTDGEKYEELSDRDNIIVIVDEAHRTQYGFRAKIDEKTGKISYGFAKYLRDALPNATFIAFTGTPIEKTDRNTPAVFGNYIDIYDIANAVEDGATVPIYYESRLVKIDLTDEGKKLLEEYENQIEEEGLSEVEKSKLKWAKLEAVIGAKERVKQIAKDIVEHFESRLEAIDGKGMIVAMTRKIAVSLYNEIIKLRPDWHSDELKKGKIKVVMTTSSSDEPEIAKFYLTKEDRRILADRFKDPEDELKLVIVVDMWLTGFDVPCLHTMYIDKPMKGHTLMQAIARVNRVYKDKTGGLIVDYIGIASDLKEALSFYAESGGKGEPAKLQEEAVKIMLEKYEVVKDMFYDFDYKRYFISTTQEKLNIILEAQEFILSLENGRKRYIDNVTALSKAFAIAIPHPEAMKIKEEVAFFQNIKSRLLKFSTNEEDKIENYETAIKQIIDKAIASNGVVHIFDAAGLKKPDISILSDEFLEEIKSMKHKNLAIETLKKILNDQIKGKMRINIVKSKSLKESIEQLIKKYNNRLLTAAEVIEELIKLAKEIRESEKEPKEMGLTDYEYAFYCAVADNKSARELMGKEKLKELAVVLFNEVRKNTTIDWTIRESARANLRRIVKRILRRFGYPPDMEQLATETVLKQAEAIANELVDLNKN is encoded by the coding sequence ATGAACGAATCAGCAATTGAAAAACTTGCAATAGAGCTATTACAGGCACAGGGATATGATTATCTATTTGGTGGAGATATTGCACCGGATGGCAGAAAACCACTTAGAAAATCTTTTGAAGAACTAATCTTAACAGACAGATTAAAAACAGCCATAAAAAATATAAATCCACATCTAATAGAAGAACAAATAGAAGATGTTATAAAACAGATAAACCAAATCCATACATCAGACCTTATAGCAACCAATGAAATGTTCCATAAAATGCTTATAGAAGGAGTAAAAATAACACACAGAAAAAATGGAGAAGAAAGAGGAGATATAGTTTGGCTTATTGATTTTAAAAATCCACAAAACAATGATTTTTTAGTAGTAAATCAATTTACTGTGATTGAAAATCATAAAAACAAAAGACCGGATATAGTAATTTTCATAAATGGATTACCCCTTGTAGTAATGGAACTAAAAAACCCAACAGATGAAAACGCAACAATAAAATCAGCATATAACCAGCTCCAAACATATAAACAAACAATCCCATCACTTTTTAAATATAATGAAATATTAATAATATCCGATGGAATTGAAGCAAAAATAGGCAGTTTATCAGCCGGTTATGATAGATTTTCAGCTTGGAAATCATCAGATGGTAAAAAAGAAGCATCACATCTTATAAATCAGCTTGAAGTTTTAATAAAAGGATTGTTAAATAAAGAAACACTTATTGATTATATTAAATATTTTATAGTTTTTCAAAAAGAGAAAAAAGAAGACACAACCGGGCAAACTATAATACAAACCACAAAAAAAATTGCCGCATATCATCAATATTACGCAGTAAATAAAGCCATTAAATCAACAATAAGAGCAATTGGTAGAAATAAATCTATTACAACTTTAAGGCAATCTCCTTCAAGTTATGGATTACCGGATGTAAAAAATCAGACGGAAGGAGATAAAAGAGCCGGTGTAGTATGGCACACCCAAGGCTCCGGTAAATCTTTAACTATGCTTTTTTATACCGGAAAAATAATCCAAACAATAGATAATCCAACAATTGTAGTTATCACAGATAGAAATGACCTTGACAACCAGCTTTTTGATACATTTTCATCTGCAAAAGAAATTTTAAGACAAGAACCAATTCAAGCAAAAAGCAGAGAAGATTTAAAAGAGTTATTAAAAAGAAAAGCAGGAGGAGTAATATTTACAACCATCCATAAATTTTGGACAGATGGAGAAAAGTATGAAGAATTATCAGATAGAGATAATATAATAGTTATAGTAGATGAAGCACACAGGACACAATACGGATTTAGAGCAAAAATAGATGAAAAAACCGGTAAAATAAGCTATGGTTTTGCTAAGTATCTAAGAGATGCACTTCCAAATGCTACTTTTATAGCTTTTACAGGAACACCAATTGAAAAAACAGATAGAAACACACCGGCAGTTTTCGGAAATTATATTGATATTTATGATATAGCAAATGCAGTAGAAGATGGAGCAACCGTCCCAATTTATTATGAAAGTAGACTTGTAAAAATAGATTTAACAGATGAAGGAAAAAAATTACTTGAAGAGTATGAAAACCAAATAGAAGAAGAAGGGCTATCAGAAGTAGAAAAATCAAAGTTAAAATGGGCTAAACTTGAAGCAGTTATCGGAGCAAAAGAAAGAGTTAAACAAATAGCAAAAGATATAGTAGAGCATTTTGAAAGCAGGCTTGAAGCTATAGATGGAAAAGGTATGATTGTTGCCATGACAAGAAAAATTGCAGTTTCTTTATATAATGAAATTATAAAACTTCGCCCAGATTGGCATAGTGATGAGCTTAAAAAAGGAAAAATAAAAGTTGTTATGACAACTTCATCTTCCGATGAACCGGAAATTGCAAAATTTTATCTTACAAAAGAAGATAGAAGAATACTTGCAGATAGATTTAAAGACCCGGAAGATGAGCTAAAACTTGTGATTGTTGTTGATATGTGGCTAACCGGTTTTGATGTGCCTTGTCTTCACACTATGTATATAGACAAACCTATGAAAGGACACACATTAATGCAAGCAATAGCAAGAGTGAATAGAGTTTATAAAGACAAAACCGGAGGATTAATAGTTGATTATATAGGAATAGCATCAGATTTAAAAGAAGCTCTATCTTTTTATGCAGAAAGCGGAGGAAAAGGAGAACCGGCAAAACTCCAAGAAGAAGCAGTAAAAATTATGCTTGAAAAATATGAAGTTGTAAAAGATATGTTTTATGATTTTGATTATAAAAGATATTTTATTAGCACTACCCAAGAAAAACTAAATATTATCCTTGAAGCACAGGAATTTATACTCAGCCTTGAAAATGGCAGAAAAAGATATATTGATAATGTAACTGCATTATCAAAAGCATTTGCAATAGCTATTCCCCATCCTGAGGCTATGAAAATAAAAGAAGAAGTAGCCTTTTTCCAAAATATAAAATCAAGACTTTTAAAATTTAGCACAAATGAAGAAGATAAAATAGAAAATTATGAAACAGCAATAAAACAAATAATAGACAAAGCTATTGCTTCAAACGGTGTTGTTCATATATTTGACGCAGCCGGATTAAAAAAACCGGATATATCTATCTTATCAGACGAATTCTTAGAAGAAATAAAATCAATGAAACATAAAAATTTAGCAATAGAAACCTTAAAGAAAATCTTAAATGACCAAATAAAAGGAAAAATGAGGATAAATATTGTAAAAAGTAAATCCCTTAAAGAATCTATTGAGCAATTAATAAAAAAATACAATAATAGATTATTAACAGCCGCAGAAGTAATAGAAGAACTTATAAAACTTGCAAAAGAGATTAGAGAAAGTGAAAAAGAACCAAAAGAAATGGGCTTAACAGATTATGAATATGCTTTTTATTGTGCCGTTGCAGATAATAAAAGTGCAAGAGAGCTTATGGGAAAAGAAAAACTCAAAGAGTTAGCAGTGGTATTATTTAATGAAGTTAGAAAAAATACAACTATTGATTGGACGATAAGAGAAAGTGCAAGGGCAAATTTAAGAAGAATAGTTAAAAGAATATTAAGGAGATTTGGATATCCACCGGATATGGAGCAACTCGCAACAGAAACAGTTTTAAAACAAGCCGAAGCCATAGCAAATGAATTGGTAGATTTAAATAAAAATTAA
- the amrB gene encoding AmmeMemoRadiSam system protein B: MALAVREPAVANMFYPANPEKLREIITYFLNNAPLYNIKPQAVISPHAGYIYSGQTAAYSYKQFLNLDKTKHYKILLIGPSHFVPFNGISFGYYDYWETPLGAVKVDKEEIEKFVINNRDLPITLNTIPHQREHSLEVQVPFLQVVLDKFSIIPVVYGQIDFKIVEKVISQIKDKREDIIVVISTDLSHYYPYDVAKQIDKYCLLAVEKEDISLLSKCEACGEIGVAAIIDYASKVGWKSKILDYRTSGDTAGDKDAVVGYLSAVFYRGE, from the coding sequence ATGGCTTTAGCTGTAAGAGAACCGGCTGTTGCAAATATGTTTTATCCGGCAAATCCGGAAAAATTGAGAGAGATAATTACCTATTTTTTAAACAATGCTCCTTTGTATAATATTAAACCGCAGGCCGTTATATCACCCCATGCAGGATATATTTATTCAGGACAAACTGCTGCTTATAGTTATAAACAATTTTTAAATCTTGATAAAACTAAACATTACAAGATACTCTTAATAGGGCCTTCCCATTTTGTTCCGTTTAATGGTATATCTTTTGGATATTATGATTATTGGGAAACACCACTTGGAGCAGTAAAAGTAGATAAAGAAGAGATAGAAAAATTTGTTATCAATAATAGAGATTTACCTATTACATTAAACACAATTCCACATCAAAGAGAACATTCATTAGAGGTTCAGGTGCCATTTTTGCAAGTTGTTTTAGATAAATTTTCCATTATTCCGGTAGTTTACGGACAGATAGATTTTAAAATAGTTGAAAAAGTTATCTCCCAGATAAAAGATAAAAGAGAAGATATTATAGTAGTAATAAGCACAGATTTAAGCCATTATTATCCTTACGATGTTGCTAAGCAAATAGATAAATACTGTTTATTAGCTGTTGAAAAAGAAGATATATCCTTATTATCTAAATGTGAAGCCTGTGGAGAGATAGGTGTGGCTGCTATTATAGATTATGCTTCAAAAGTTGGCTGGAAATCTAAAATCTTAGATTATAGAACTTCCGGAGATACAGCCGGAGATAAAGATGCAGTGGTAGGTTATCTAAGTGCAGTTTTTTACAGAGGTGAATAA
- the sfsA gene encoding DNA/RNA nuclease SfsA → MILFDLKSLGKIEEAVFLERPNRFKAICKKGNEIITCHVADSGRLKEIFIKGRQVFVIKNNPDMKTDYKIIAINVDGEIVLLNTSLYSKIGEEAIKKGVLGFIPDKIKKEVQFGNSRIDYLINENILVELKGSNLLIENKCLFPDAPTERGARHLEELIEAKKQGYKAIILFMAVRKCNCFYPYKQVDEKFFNTFFKALQNGVEFKGFKIEIDKNFNVILKENIKICE, encoded by the coding sequence ATGATTTTATTTGATTTAAAAAGCTTAGGAAAGATTGAAGAAGCGGTTTTTTTAGAAAGGCCAAACCGCTTTAAAGCCATCTGTAAGAAAGGCAATGAGATTATTACTTGCCATGTAGCAGACTCGGGAAGATTAAAAGAGATATTTATCAAAGGAAGACAGGTTTTTGTGATAAAAAATAATCCGGATATGAAAACAGATTATAAAATAATTGCAATAAATGTAGATGGAGAAATAGTTCTATTAAATACTTCCTTATATTCTAAAATCGGAGAAGAAGCTATAAAAAAAGGAGTTCTTGGTTTTATTCCGGATAAAATAAAAAAAGAAGTTCAATTTGGAAATAGCAGAATTGATTATCTTATTAATGAAAATATATTAGTTGAGTTAAAAGGAAGTAATCTTTTAATTGAAAATAAATGTTTATTCCCCGATGCACCAACAGAAAGAGGAGCAAGACATCTGGAAGAATTAATAGAAGCAAAAAAGCAAGGATATAAGGCAATAATATTATTTATGGCTGTTAGAAAATGTAATTGTTTTTATCCTTATAAGCAGGTTGATGAAAAATTTTTTAATACATTTTTCAAAGCCCTACAAAATGGAGTTGAATTTAAAGGTTTTAAAATAGAAATTGATAAAAATTTTAATGTAATACTAAAAGAAAATATAAAAATCTGTGAATAA
- a CDS encoding type I restriction-modification system subunit M, protein MAEKKKNIESFEQMLWKSADKLRKNIDAAEYKHVVLGLIFLRYISEAFEDLYNRLKNEEYADPEDRDEYLAENVFYVPEKARWEYLKANAKNPEIGKIIDEAMEMIEKENPSLKGVLPKVYARGNIDPVSLGGLIDLFSNINFNDVKEKSSDILGHVFEYFLGQFALAEGKKGGQFYTPRSVVELLVEMIEPFNGRVYDPCCGSGGMFVQSEKFVLEHQGKINDISIYGQESNQTTWRLCKMNLAIRGIDSSQVKWNPEGSFLNDAHKDLKADFILANPPFNDSDWGGELLRNDVRWKYGVPPVNNANYAWIQHFIFHLAPNGKAGFVLAKGALTTKQKDEYEIRKNMIEDDIVDCIVNLPSKLFLNTQIPASLWFLRKNKKTRKGQILFIDARDMGQLINRRQRILTEEDIRKIADTYHKWQKEDGSYQDIKGFCKSATIEEVRALDYVLTPGRYVGLPDEDDDFDFEERFSKLKAEFLEQLKEEERLNKLIIENLEKIEIKADN, encoded by the coding sequence ATGGCTGAGAAAAAGAAAAATATTGAATCTTTTGAGCAGATGCTTTGGAAATCGGCAGATAAGTTAAGAAAAAATATTGATGCGGCAGAATATAAGCATGTAGTCCTTGGATTGATATTTTTGAGGTATATATCAGAAGCTTTTGAAGATTTATATAATAGATTAAAAAATGAAGAATACGCAGACCCGGAAGATAGAGATGAATATTTAGCAGAAAATGTGTTTTATGTGCCGGAAAAAGCAAGATGGGAATATCTAAAAGCAAATGCAAAAAATCCGGAAATTGGAAAAATTATAGATGAAGCAATGGAGATGATAGAAAAGGAAAACCCTTCTTTAAAAGGAGTTTTACCAAAAGTATATGCAAGGGGAAATATTGACCCTGTAAGTCTTGGAGGATTAATTGACCTTTTTAGTAATATAAATTTTAATGATGTAAAAGAAAAAAGCTCTGATATATTAGGACATGTTTTTGAGTATTTTCTCGGGCAGTTTGCCCTTGCAGAAGGAAAAAAGGGAGGGCAGTTTTACACTCCAAGAAGTGTAGTAGAGCTATTGGTTGAGATGATAGAGCCTTTTAATGGAAGAGTTTATGACCCTTGCTGTGGAAGTGGTGGAATGTTTGTCCAATCTGAAAAATTTGTTTTGGAACATCAAGGGAAAATTAATGATATTTCTATATACGGACAAGAAAGTAATCAAACTACTTGGCGATTGTGCAAAATGAACCTTGCAATTAGAGGGATTGATTCTTCGCAGGTAAAATGGAATCCGGAAGGCTCATTTTTAAATGATGCTCATAAAGATTTAAAAGCTGATTTTATACTTGCAAATCCACCTTTTAATGATAGTGATTGGGGCGGTGAGCTTTTAAGAAATGATGTTAGATGGAAGTATGGCGTCCCACCGGTTAATAATGCAAATTATGCATGGATACAGCATTTTATATTTCACCTTGCACCAAATGGCAAAGCTGGTTTTGTTTTAGCAAAGGGTGCTTTAACTACAAAACAAAAAGATGAGTATGAGATTAGAAAAAATATGATTGAAGATGATATTGTTGATTGTATTGTGAATTTACCATCTAAGCTTTTTTTAAATACTCAAATTCCGGCTTCTTTGTGGTTTTTGAGAAAAAATAAAAAGACAAGAAAAGGGCAAATTCTTTTTATTGATGCAAGGGATATGGGACAGCTTATAAATAGAAGACAAAGGATTTTGACAGAGGAAGATATTAGAAAAATTGCAGATACTTATCATAAATGGCAAAAAGAAGATGGAAGTTATCAGGATATAAAAGGTTTTTGTAAATCTGCAACCATAGAGGAAGTTAGGGCTCTTGATTATGTATTAACTCCGGGTAGATATGTGGGACTTCCGGATGAAGATGATGATTTTGATTTTGAGGAAAGATTTTCAAAACTGAAAGCTGAATTTTTGGAGCAGTTAAAAGAAGAGGAAAGATTAAATAAATTGATAATTGAAAATTTGGAGAAGATAGAAATTAAAGCTGATAATTAA
- a CDS encoding restriction endonuclease subunit S translates to MSENLPNGWKRVKLGEVCIDISYGYTASAKLNPKGVKFLRITDIVSDRIDWENVPYCEIPKTEIEKYKLEIGDIVIARTGATTGYNKIIKKNNIECVFASYLIRYRVNKEIADPFYVWYNLQSDKWKGFVDNIVGGSAQPGANAKQFADFEFYLPPLHEQKAISGILSSLDDKIDLLHRQNKTLEEMAQTLFRKWFIEDAKEDWEEVSLGDFFPVITGKKNANYATEDGQYPFFTCSQEILKAPSYSFEGHAILLAGNGDFNVKRYKGKFEAYQRTYVLIPNEEKYVGLLYTLIKFFLSEITGAYRGSVVKFITKEMIEDFKFKLPADRNNYMFNKKLQYINELYEKIDYNLLQIRTLEQLRDTLLPKLMSGEVRVKL, encoded by the coding sequence ATGAGCGAAAATTTACCTAATGGCTGGAAAAGAGTTAAATTGGGGGAAGTATGTATAGATATTTCTTATGGATATACTGCAAGTGCTAAATTAAATCCAAAGGGAGTAAAATTTTTAAGAATTACAGATATTGTATCTGACAGAATAGACTGGGAAAATGTTCCATATTGTGAAATTCCCAAAACAGAAATAGAAAAATATAAGCTTGAAATAGGAGATATTGTTATAGCAAGAACTGGAGCAACAACTGGCTATAATAAAATTATAAAAAAAAATAATATAGAATGCGTATTTGCTTCTTATTTAATAAGATATAGGGTTAATAAAGAAATTGCTGACCCTTTTTATGTTTGGTATAACTTACAATCAGATAAATGGAAAGGTTTTGTTGATAATATTGTTGGTGGTTCAGCTCAACCAGGAGCAAACGCTAAACAATTTGCAGATTTTGAATTTTATCTTCCACCACTTCACGAGCAAAAAGCCATATCCGGTATATTATCCAGCCTTGATGATAAAATAGACCTACTCCATAGACAAAACAAAACCCTTGAAGAAATGGCACAAACCCTTTTTAGAAAATGGTTTATTGAAGACGCTAAAGAAGATTGGGAAGAGGTATCATTGGGAGATTTTTTCCCAGTAATAACAGGCAAAAAAAATGCAAATTATGCTACTGAAGATGGTCAATATCCTTTCTTTACTTGTTCACAAGAAATTTTAAAAGCTCCATCTTATAGTTTTGAAGGTCATGCAATATTACTTGCTGGTAATGGCGATTTTAATGTAAAAAGATATAAGGGAAAATTTGAAGCATATCAAAGAACTTATGTTTTAATACCTAATGAAGAGAAATATGTTGGGCTTTTATATACATTGATAAAATTTTTTCTTTCGGAAATAACAGGAGCTTATAGAGGCAGTGTCGTTAAATTTATAACAAAAGAAATGATTGAGGATTTTAAATTTAAACTTCCAGCTGATAGAAATAATTATATGTTCAATAAAAAATTGCAATATATAAACGAACTTTATGAGAAAATTGATTATAATTTATTACAAATCCGCACCTTAGAGCAGTTAAGAGATACACTACTCCCTAAGTTAATGAGCGGAGAAGTGAGGGTTAAGTTATGA